The Triticum urartu cultivar G1812 chromosome 5, Tu2.1, whole genome shotgun sequence genome contains the following window.
ACCTTAAAGTTATACCTATTCTCCTGTAATCGAATAAGTGGAACTGCCCATCTTAGTACAATACTATTATATGTTAACCATCAATTGATGTACGTGCACACATAGATACGGATGGTTTCTTTGTAACACTGAAGGGCTCTAAAGTTCTGCATGATGCACAATCCACTTACTCCCGCTTCCCCTTAGGAACAATAAACCATGCAATTTATTCTACTCTGATGCATTATTACTTTTTAAATGCTGGGTTATGAATTGACATATCATTCTGCCTGTCTGCAGGTCCTTTTGTATGCTATCCTTCTGATGATCCTCCTTTCTCCTTTTGATATGTTTTATTTATCATCACGCTTTTTCTTTCTGAGGACCATGTGGCGTATAGCACTTCCATTACAAGTAAGTTGTAAAAAAAATCAGTAATGTTAGATAGGTTTTGCTTTTAGCTATGCTATAGACAAAACAAATTATTTTGGTCTGTGGTGGCTATTATATATACCTGATTGTCCTTGCTTGCGGAGCCAGTAAATCTGATCAAATAACATTTTGAATTGATTTAATGTACTCTTGTTCCGCAGGCAATTACATTCCCTGACTTCTTTATGGCGGATATTTTTACATCCATGTCAAAGGTATGCAGTCATTTTTGGTAAACAATTGGAGACAGTTTGCAGTCATTTATTTAAAGTGTTTGCTGCCCATTGCTTTGTTTTAACTAATTACTGCTATAGATAGTATGACATGGTTTTTTTGTTTAATACTCtttccgtcccaaaataagtgtctcaacctTAGTACAACCTTGTACTAGAGTTAGTACATaattgagacacttattttgggacggagggagtatgtactATATTATTTTCTGTTCTCATGTTGGCTGTAATATACTGTAGTTTATGTAAGAAAAATTATCTCCTAACTACGTGAGCATCTGCAATGTACTATTTCCTAGTTTTGTAGAGAACTGTTTCTAGCTTCTAGACTGTCCTGAGTGGACATTTTCAGTTTGATCTTTCTAATATGTTGCTCAATTGATGCATTTGTTTGCAGGTGTTTTCAGATTTGGAACGTTCAGGTTGTCGCATGGTCCATCGTCAGGTTAATCTCTCCGTTTCTCTTGTTCTATGCACATATTGTCTTCTGCAGTATCCATACTGCTTGGTTTACTTGACGATTGCAAAGTATTGCAAAAAGTAATCGTTATTATGATATTTTACAGGTCGCGACAATTGCTTGGTTTGAAGCAGATTCAATTTGTGGTAGCCACTCTGTAGCTATTCCTCTAGTTCTGGTACTCCCTTATTTGTGTCGTTTCTTCCAGTGTCTTCGACAGTACAAGGATACAAAGGAGAAAACTTGTCTTCTCAATGGTATTTAATCACCACCATATTGCAGCTCTAATTGTTTATTTCTTATACATGTTTAGAATCCTAGAAATAGAACAAGTTGTAGCTTGTGATCATATGTTTTGTACCTATTTCTGGACACTTACCAACATCTTTGTACCAAATCCAGCACTCAAGTACTCGACAGCAGTCCCTGTGATCTTTTTATCAGCTCTCAAGTATCATGTATTTCCCGACGTATGGATTAGCTTTTACCGCCCTCTGTGGCTTATTTCCAGTGTTGTGAATTCACTGTATTCCTTCTACTGGGATATAAAGCGTGATTGGGATTTGAGGTGCCGTTCTCTACAAAAGTTTCTTTTCTACTCTGTCCTTACGTATCAATTGTTGGTTGCTAACAAGACTTTCTCTATAATTGCAGCATTTTAACCAGGATTTTCATGTTCAAAAACCCAAGTGCATGGAGCAATCTTCTTTACGGGCGTAGCTGGGTATACACTCTTAACACATACATGGTTTTAGCTAGTACACCTTGTTAATTTTCTGAACTAATCCTTACATGATTGCTCTACAGGTATTTTATTGGGTGTTAGGTAGCAATCTCATTCTCCGGTGTACATGGACATACAAGCTTTCGGCGCATCTTCGGCACAACTACCTGACAGTGTTTGCGATAACAGCTCTGGAAATGGTGAGGCGGTTCCAGTGGGTCTTTTTCCGCGTCGAGAATGAGTGGAACAAGATGACAGCCAAGCAAAATTTTGAATTGTCATCTGATATGCCGCCTTCAGAATCAGATAGGCTACTGGATTCTAACAGCCATAAAGTCTAACCCTACACTCAAAACAATCTTATAGCATGGTCCGTATGAGGTTCTCTCTCGTAATATCTCTAGAGCTCGGAAGGCCAATTGTACAAGATAGATTTCCACACGAAATGAAGTTGTTGGCACATGTGCCATATGTAACACTCTTGAATCCAGACAAATGATAGTGATACCAAAAAATTTTATGATTTGGCACCTTTACAAAGATAATCTGCTTAGCTGATCTGCATATCAACAATCTGAGTTTGATGCTTTATCCTTTTGTTTCTGTTCAACTTGCAACTGTTCAGATGCATCTGTAATCATCTTGTGCAACAGTACAACAACTAGTGCTCATGCACAAGTGCAATGGGTGTGAATTGTATTTGTTTGCGTCATCGCAAAGTTTGGTAAGTTGCACTTGAACAGCACATTGTCAAGAAAGTCATGATTATCTCATCTTGTTTATCATATCATTGGCTGAAGCAGACGAGATTGATTGTCACAAGCAGAGTATTTCCTGCTGCCAGATAATGGCTGGGCCCGGATGAAGTAACGGTTACCCATTGGAACAGTCTAGAAACAACTTAGTTTAATGGCTGTGGTTTCTCCAATCAATCTATATACCCACCCACAGGGTTTCTTAAGCAAGTTGCAACTTGGATAATGGAATCGAAACCAAAATGGAGCCCTTGTCTGGGACAAAGGAGGGAGCTGATTTTTATTCTTGCCATTACACCTGACATTATTACTCCTAGGTAAATAATTTGAACAGAAACAGACTCGGTTACTCCTTTGCATCCATGCAATAATTAAGGGACTTACACACTGaattagtagtagtaccactccTACACAAATACACAAACACACAAACacaagtatactactagtacagtggtaCCATAAAAAGAAAAGCATGGGACACATCAATGCTCATCGAATTCGCAGCCGCCCGTGGTCACCGTCGAACGTGCGTGTGCGAGGCAGCAGCGGTACACGAGGCAGAGTGTGCGCCACGGAGAGGGAGGAGATCCAGAAGGTCCGGGGGGTTTCCGCGCGCGGCTACGGAGACGTGAAGGCGTCCTCCTGCTCCGGCGCCgtgggctgctgctgctgcaggaCGAGGAGCGAGCGCAGCGTGTCCCGGAGGCGGTTGGCGCGCCTCCGGTGGCGGATGCGGCGGAGCACGGCGTCCTTCTCCAGCGGCCCCGCGCCGGGCCCGGGCCTGTGCAGGTACAGCCGGCTCGTCACCCGCACCGCCGCCGCGTCCCCCTCGTCTTCTTGCGCCGCCGCCGGGGGCGGAGACGAAGGGGGGCTCTTGGACACCCTGGAGGCCATGGCAAGATCGATCGGACTTCTTCTTGAGAGCTTCGTGTGCGGAGCTGAGTGAGCGAGCGATGGATGGGCGAGTGAGGGGAGTGTGAAAGGTGGCGAGGCAGGGGCCATTTATAGGCGGTGTCGGGGAGCTAAATTATTGATTTTAGTACCCCGGGTTGCTGTTTATTACGGAAACGGGTAGCCGGAGGACATGGTTTCACGTGTCAGCGCCGCctttttgtctttgttttttcCTCTCGCACGCACTGCTCACGCACAGATGGTGATGGGAGATTTTTCTTTTTTGAGGGGTGTCGATGACGACCCGAAATTAAAATTTGGGTTTGTGCCCTAACTTTGCCGGTTTCGGTCTGAAATCAACTAGCTCAGCCGCAGtttctagagagagagagagagggggacgGTAAAGAAGATTAGTAGTGGCGCAAGTCCTCTGAAATTGACTAGGAGTGACAGTGAAAGGTTAGAATCTGTTCTCCGTGAGCCAGCGACCAGTTGGGTGAGAACACATTTCAGCTGCCACGCCAGGAAAACACCACCTTTGATTCGGGCGACGCCACTTCACACTCACAGTTTGCCGTGGCTGCCTAAGAAAGTTGTACACTAGGCTTGGTAATTAAAAGACTTGGACTGTATTAGTTTGGTCAAGCTAATTAATTTGGAGACGCTTGTGAGCACTGAGCACGCAAGAACTAAGCTAAGCTAGAACTACACCTGAAGTTTCAGTTAAGAGGTAACAGCACCTCAGGTATCCTAACTTGCACACAATGTGATGATTTAGTCTCAAACTTGCAAAACTTGACTCCATCATACCCCGACTTGCACCTCATGTGATGATTTAGTCCCAGGCCAATCACAACTCGACAATTGGCTGCTAGGTGGCTAAACCGGTCAGCGCACGCACTTTTGCATAAAACCCCCGCCGTTTCCTTTAATCAACCCGCACTCACCTCCACCTGAATTAAATGTTGTTGTGTGAAAAAAATGGGAAATCTTTATTCTGAAAACTGTCAGCGAGTCAACTGTGAGTTTTAAGATCAAGTCATTTGGATGAGAACATTCATAAACTTGGGTGTTTGTAGCTTGCTGAGATATATAGTTATCTATTGGTGTTCATAGTATGTTCATTGACTGAAAAATAGGTTCAGTGAGTGCTTATTGAGTTATGTATTGCACTGTTCATCTACCATGTAAAAAGAAACGAGGGAGTTTGTTGTGAGTTGACATATATAGCAATCTTTTGGTGTTCACAGTATGTTTATTGACTGAAAATAGGTTCAGTGCAGTGCTTATTGAGTTATGTATTGCGATGTTCATCTGCCCAGTGAAAAAAACTAGGTTCTTGTACTTTTGCTCTGAAAAAATAAGAATTTTTAAGATCAAGGCATTTAGATGAAAACATCCATGAAGTTGGGATTATGTTGCTTGTAGACATATAATATAATCTTTGGTGTTCACAGTATGTTCATTGACTGACAAAAAAATTTTAGTTCAGTGCTCATTAAGCTATGTATTGCTCACTGTTCATCTGCTATGTCTAGAAAGCAAGGGAATACCTTTGCTCTGAAAACCGTGAGCGAGTCAAATGTTTCCATGGACTTGGAGCTCTCAAGAATGGCCCGATGCAGGAGGCAGACCAACGACACGTACTGCCCACGGTTGAGCGAATCCCCGACAAACAGCATGCGCTTGCCCCGCAGCATCTCCAGCATCAGAGTCGCATTGAAGCTACATTTTCAGGTGTGAGGATGGGGTACATAGCATATGAAGATCAATATTGTATTAAAGCAATAATAACCACTGAAAACCATAGCTTGATAAAGCAGTTTAACATTTTCTCGATTGTGGTTCAACTGCAACACTCATGCAGCTGGCGCTTTGCTATACAACACTGGTGGGTTCAGTTCTCAGTTCTGAGAGTGACTGAGATTGTTGTGTAACAGTCAGACTCGAGCAATATTAACCGAGCAGTACGGACAACAGATTCAGCGCCACATGTTTTTGAAATAGAAGTTCAGTGCCACATTGTATCGAGTGTGACCGCTGACCGTGTCCGATATATTGCCTACGCCGCTGTCGGTGAACATTCAGACTAAGTTTTGCAACAAAACAGAAGCCGAAACTCTTGCAGATGGTCCCGCAAATCATGAACCAGAAACTATTGCGgtgcatagcacaaagatcaataTATAGTCATAACAACCACCAAAATCCACAGCCTGATAAAACAGTTTAACATCTTTTAGGTGGAGGTGAGTGCGGGTTGATTAAAGGAAACGGCAGGGGTTTTTGTGTAAAAGTGCGTGTGCTGACCGGTCCAGCCATCTGACAGCTAATTGTCGAGCTGTGATTGACCTGAGACTAAATCATCACATGAGGTGCAAGTTGGGATATGATGGAGTCAAGTTTTACAAGTTTAGGACTAAATCATTACATCTCATTACATTATGTGCAAGTTAGGATACCTGAGGTGCTATTACCTCTTCAGTTAAAGAGATGCATTAGTATAGTAAATTAATTAGAATCGAATCATGGTTGCAAGTACAGTACCCCtagtagtagtagcagcagcATTTGTCGGGACCTGGACACGTAGCAAAGTAGCGCCGGAAAGCCACCGTCCAAGCTTGGATCTGCACGGTAAATAACGAATAAACGCGTTTTGCCTCGGCTGGTCGGTGAGTGCAGCAGGGCGCGTGCTGTCGCCGCGGTGAAACTCGCGGAAGACGACGCGGTAAAATGGAATCAGGTGCACGCACGCAGCAGCACCGGCAGCAGCCTATCCTATCCGTTCTGACCGGGAGGCTCATCTGACTCGAAAAAAAGTGTGCTAAACATGAATAAATGAACGAATGAATGTATGCCACGTGGCATGTGcatgttgctgctgctgctgcccgTGGTGGGTTAGCCACCGACCAGAGTGGCAGCCCAGAGTTTTCAACTCAGAATTTGAACTTTTCTACAGTAGGTTTCAGCTCCTTTCAAACGGGCCGAGCCTTGGTGCTGACACGGGCCGGGCAGTGTTGAATTTACGGCCTTTTCACGTTTGTGTGGGATGGTCAGATTATGGGTGATGTTGCTGGGCCAGTGCTATAGAGCACGGGTATCCAAAGTCCGCTCTCAACTCATCTTTTTTGTGACCCAGTTCATAACAGAGCTGGACCAGGTCAATTGAGACGCATCTGAACAAAGATAAGGCAGAAAAGTTTAGGAAAAAAGTTGAGGATGGACAGTATGGAGAGAGCTCCTCCTTGGCGCCTTTAGTGCCCGTTACCCAAGCCAGCGCCCGCTGAGTCGCTTGCATGGGCCTGGCCCAGCAACGTTCGCCGGCTGCCATTGCTCGTTCGCTGGCTGCTGCTGCTCGTTCGCTGGCTGCTGCCATCTCTCGATCGTGGGCTCCTGCCGTTCGCTCGCTAGCTGCGTCGCTTGCTAAAAAAAAGCTGCCTGCTCGATCACTTTTTTTGGTTCGCTAAAAAAAATGCTACAGTATGTACTGGTTTTCTTGGAAAAATGAACTGGTTTGCTACAGTATGTACTCCGGtcttttgaaaaaagttcatcgaattccGAAAAAGTTCACCGAATTCGAAAAAAAGTTCAACGAGTTCGAAGAAAGTTCATCAAATTCGGAAAAAGTTCACCATATCCAGAAAAAAGTTCACtgaattcaaaaaaagttcatagaattcagaaaaaagttcatcgaattccGAAAAAGTTCACCAAATACGAAAAAAGTTCAACGAGTtcgaaaaaaagttcatcaaattcgGAAAAAGTTCACCGTATTCAGAAAAAAGTTCACCGAATTCAAAAAAAGTCCACAGAATTTGGAAAAGTCCACCGTATTCAGAAAAAAGTTCACcgaattcaaaaaaagttcacagaattcagaaaaaagttcatcgaattccGAAAAAGTTCACCAAATACGAAAAAAAGTTCAACGAGTACGAAAAAACGTTCATCAAATTCGGAAAAAGTTCACCGTATTCGGAAAAAGTTCACCGAATTCAAAAAAAGTTCgccgaatttgaaaaaagttcatcgaatttggaaaaagttaatcaaatttgaaaaatgttcattaGATTTAAAAAACATTCATCAAATTTTCGAAAAAATCATCAAATTCAAGAAATTGTCATCGATTTGCAGAAATATTCATGAAGGAAAAAAGTTTCACGAatttaaaaaaaagaaagaaaaatagaaaagaaaaggaaataaagGAAGGGAAAACAAGCAAATAATCACATGAAAGGATTTGGTGGGTTGGTTGTGGCGTCTTACTCTAAACCAACTGGTCGCGGGTTTGAGACCCTGCTCTGGCGCACCTTTTTGCAGTTTtagaaaacagaaaaaacaagTCAAAACTGGGCCGACCCAACGTGGCGAGGGGAGTATGCGCCCGTTAGCGAAAACGCCTGTAACGGGCGCTTAAGGCGCCGAATAGGAACCAGCCAGTATGGAGGTGCAGGAAAGTAATGGTGCGAGTGGTGGTTTGCTTTTGTTTTGGCGGAGACCATTGACAATTCAACTCAGAGATAAAGATAAGAATTTCATAGATGTAACCGTGGGTGATGTCACGGATGAGATATGGAGGTTTACAGGGTTTTATGGTGAGCCGAAGTGGGAAGACAAGCATTTATCATGGACATGCTTACGTGATCTACATCAACGAATAAACCCCCTTGTGGATGATAGCTGGTGACTTTAATGAGATATTATACTCTCATGAAACGGAGGGCGGTGCATCGAGGCCGatgcacatgatgcaaaaatTCCGAGATGCTCTTGTTGATTGCAAATTGGAGGACCTGGGATGTAATGGTGATCTATATActtggagaaggaggaggctcaGAGAACGACTCGACAGAGCAGTGTGTAATGGATAGTTCCATGGGCTCTTTCCTGATGCAAAGGTCACTAATGCGGCTCATACAAAGTCTGATCACAGAGCAATATTTATTAATACCGAGGGAGATGTGGAGGTGGACCACCGGCGAGCCCATTAGAAGTTTTTTTAATCAAGATGGCTACAGGAAGAGAATGTAATGCAAATTGTGTCTGAAGCTTGGGACCAATCTAACCCATCGGCACCAATTGCAGAACACATAGCTAGAGTCCACGCCACCATGCATGAATGGGATAGCTCAATCCTTAAGGCGCCCCATCGACGATTAAAGGAGCTCAAGgcggagttggagttggagttgcTGCGGTCAGGCCCTCTCACTGACGAGTCGGGAGAGAGGCAGCGAGTTTTGCTAATGGAGATAGAAGAAAATTTGGAGAAGGAAGAGATCTACTGGGTTCAACTATCAGCCGTGCAAACTGGCTTAAATTCGGTGATCGAAACACTAATTTTTTTCATAATTTTGCGTCGGCTAGAAAGAAAAGAAATTACACCAAACGCTTGCTTGATGATTATGGAGTATGGAGAGAGGACAATGAAGCTATGCGTACCTTGATTATTGAGTACTTTCAGCATCTTTTTTCTGCAGAAGTTGATGTACCAGCAATGAATGTAATTAATAAAGTTAAAAGGTGTGTTACGGATTATATGAACGACTCTCTTATGGCATCATACACAGAAGAGGAGGTTAGGAAGGCCCTTTTCAGGATAGGTGATTTGAAAGCACTGGGACCAGACGGATTACATGCTATCTTCTATAAAAAGTTTTGGCACTTGCTCGGAGGAGATCTAACGAAGGAGGTTCTAGCGGTTGTCAATACAGGTACAATCCCGGAAGGTTGGAACTCCACTACTATTGTTTTGATACCCAAAGTGGACAACCTAGAGAAAATCACCCAATTCAGGCATATCAGCTTATGTAATGTGGTATATAAGGTAATCTCAAAAATGCTCGCGACACGTCTGAAGGTATTTCTTCCAGATGTCATCAGTGAGACTTAGAGTGTGTTTGTTTCAGGGTGCAttattgataacccacaaatataggggatcaattgtagcctcttttgataagtaagagtgtcgaacccaacgaggagctaaaggtagaacaaatattcccttaagttttattgaccaccgatacaactctacgcacgcttaacgtttgctttacctagaacaagtataaaactagaagtactttgtgggtgttttggataggtttgaaagaatataaagtgcacgtaaataaaaagtaggggctgtttagataaagaagcaataaagttagtatagcgagtgcggaaaagtggtggtaggagttgcgaaattgtccctaagcaattccctactttactagaccgatagcaagttttatgtgggagatgccactgctagcatgtcatccctgacttggaattctatgcacttatgattggtactattagcaagcatccacaactactaacgttcattaaggtaaaacccaaccatagcattaagatatattggtcccccttcaatcctgtatgcatcaatttccatgctaggttgaagtttctgtcactcttgccctccaatacatagtcctatcaacatacaactaaccctatggtgtgatccacgcgcgtgctcatatgatgggcaccaaaagacagcaacataaccacaagcaattTACACTAATCATATTAATTCACcaatcaccgataggacaacgaaaatctactcaaacatcataggatagcaacacatcattggataataatatgaagcataaagcaccatgttcaagtagagggtacatcgggttgcgggagagtggaccgctgtagatagaggggggaaggtgatggagatgttggtgaagatgatggaggtgttgatgaagatcacggtgatgatgatggccccggcggcgttccggcgccaccgaaagagagggggagagagcccccttcttcttcttcattgcccttctccctagatgggagaagggtttcccctctggtccatggcctccatgcgtgggaggggcgagagcccctccgagattggatttgtctctctgtttctacgttctgggattctgccctttcaccgtttcttatatatccggagatccgtaactccaattggattgaaaccttcgccccgatttttctccgaaaattagctttcttgcggccaaagaagagcagcaaccgccttagggagggcccacgagggtcaggggcgcgcccaggggggcaggcccgccccctgcctcgtggccccctcgggtaccttctcgcgttgattcttttcccatatttcacaaatattccaaaaatattctccgtccgtttttattccgtttggattccgtctGATATGAATTTTCTGcaaaacataaaacatgcaacaaacaggaactggcactggcactggatcaatatgttagtcccaaatatagtatagaaagttgccaaaagtatatgaaagttgtagaatattgacatggaacaataaaaaattatagatacgatgaaGACGTATCAATTATCACTAATAATGTTATAGTGGCATATGAGTGTTTACATACGATGAAgaaaaggaagaaggggaagttTGGAACATGTGCGATCGAGGTAGATATGCACAAAGCATACGACCAAGTTGAGTGGGTATTTTTGAAGGCCATGTTGACTAAGTTGGGATTTCATGCTCAATGGATTCAAATGGTCATGTCTTGTGTAAGATCGGTTGAGTACAAGGTCCGCTTAACCTCAAATGGGACCTTGTTGTTTTCACCAACGAGAGGTTTGAGAAAAGGGGATCCCCTCTCCCCATATTTGTTTCTTTTATGTGCTGAAGGACTGTCTGCTCTTATTACCCATGAGAAGGAGGCTGGGAACTTGAATGGTGTGCAGGTGTGTAGAGACTCCCCAAAAATCTCTCATTTACTTTTTGCCGACGATTCTCTTATTCTCATGAGAGCAGATGCCCAAAATGCAAACACCCTACATGGAATATTAGATGAGTATTGTTCAGCCTCAGGCCAATTGGTGAGTGAAGCAAAATGCTCTATATTCTTCAGTCCTAACACAAATGTCGAGGTGAAGGCACAAGTGTGCCAAATTCTGAACATCATGACTGAGTCTATATCAGACAAATATTTGGATCTACCATCCATGATAGGGGTGGACCGTGTTGATTGTTTTAAACACATTGTAGAAAGAATTCAAGCAATGGTGAATGGATGGAAAGAGAGAACTCTCTCACATGGAGGTAAAAATAGTCACCACCTTGGTACTCGGCGAACAACTCGCCCACTTGGATCTTGTGTCGGCGGTTGGACCATCCACCGGCGCTGTTCTCAGACTAATCCATCACTGCCTCCGACGCCGAGTTTTCTAGGGTTGGGAAAGGGATGGCTCTCGTCTGCGTAGCGTTCCTGCCACATTACCCTTCCGCTTGATCCAGTGTGGTTGATTTTGATTTTGGACTGAATTCTTTGTACTAATGAGGTCCCTCTGAAAGAGTTTCATAATATATATCTCATGCACACAGCGGTAAGAAAAAAACTAGACTTTCGAAAACAATTTTTGGATGATCACTTGTCGATTTCATGGACAATGATTTGGTGAGGATAGGGATGACGCGGCTCGCCGCGGCTTCACCGGCAAAGACGAGGTCGACAGTTGAGTAGTGCGCGTGGAAGAGAAATATGAATCATGTGAGGTCGCAAAAATAGTGTCTGTTTTGACATGTTCTCTGCTCCAGAAAAAGAAAGATAGAGAAAAGACCCCTTACATTATGCATGCAGGCATGGCAGAGATTtattcaagaccaatatttttttACCTTTTTTAGATAAATAATTTTTTACCTTTTTTCAGATAAATAATTTTTTACCTACTCCCTAACAAGTGTAGATTATCACATTTGAGAACATGTTTGAGCTACATTGGGTGGACATACTGGGCCATGGCCCACTCTTCTCTTACGATTTGATGTGAGCTCTGGCCCTCGCACCGCACGCATAGTGGGCTGGCCAAGGAGAAAAATATTCTTCTGCTCGTACCGCAAAAAAGACGCGTAATTCCTAGAAGCAGGATTCTAACTCTGCCCACTAAAGTATAACATTAGGCAAATAACCGCTAGGCCAATGTAACTTTGTTGTACTTCTTTAGTACAACATTAACATGTAGGAGTAATATACACCCAGTTTATTACGCGTATTATTTTATCATAAAAATGAAACAAATGGAAACAGAATTCACAAGAAAAAAAACGTGAACATGAAGAAAGTTCATAAATTTCGAAAGGTATGTACAAATTGggaaaagttcatgaatttgcgAAAAGTTTACGAATTTGAGaaaaaatcattttttaaaaaagttcattgaatttaaaAAATGTCATCAATTTTGAGAAAATGTTCATcacatttgaaaaagttcatccaTTTTAAAACGTACATTGAATTTTGAAAAAAggtcaatttttttaaaaaatcatcGAATTTGGAAAACGTTCATCACacttgaaaaaaagttcatcgactTTGAAAAGAGTTTCATCCACTAtgaaaaaagttcataaattttTAAAAGAACTTCATAGATCTTGAATAAAAGTCATCGatttttttaaaaagttcacaaatttgaagAAAAAGTTCATGTATTTAGGAAAAGAAAAAACTGAACAAAACCATTCCAaggaaaaagaaaagagaaaaaagggAAAAAGTTGCACGAATTGAGGAGGATAACAGAGATAAAAGAAGTGAGTTGGCACAGTCGATCGAGATGG
Protein-coding sequences here:
- the LOC125507940 gene encoding SPX and EXS domain-containing protein 5-like, with protein sequence MKGVSAIPAVAIIPSPLFLWRVKVILFLLWGLCCCKIGWDSVMRMSVDLRDLFLYEAFLYYNPLLLVALMIWLWGVNLWVFAQSSVNYAKVFDLSQTHLSHREIWRCATWLTLVVPTSMTAYLYLYSHGEVSLAASQPVLLYAILLMILLSPFDMFYLSSRFFFLRTMWRIALPLQAITFPDFFMADIFTSMSKVFSDLERSGCRMVHRQVATIAWFEADSICGSHSVAIPLVLVLPYLCRFFQCLRQYKDTKEKTCLLNALKYSTAVPVIFLSALKYHVFPDVWISFYRPLWLISSVVNSLYSFYWDIKRDWDLSILTRIFMFKNPSAWSNLLYGRSWVFYWVLGSNLILRCTWTYKLSAHLRHNYLTVFAITALEMVRRFQWVFFRVENEWNKMTAKQNFELSSDMPPSESDRLLDSNSHKV